In one Shinella zoogloeoides genomic region, the following are encoded:
- the irrA gene encoding iron response transcriptional regulator IrrA: MTHAHELPIEERLRHSGLRPTRQRVALADLLFAKGDRHLTVEELHEEAVTAGVPVSLATVYNTLHQFTEAGLIRVLAVESAKTYFDTNVSDHHHFFVEGENHVLDIPVSNIAIGNLPEPPEGMEIAHVDVIIRLRPRKG, encoded by the coding sequence ATGACGCATGCACACGAGTTGCCCATCGAAGAGCGCCTGCGCCATTCCGGCCTGCGCCCGACGCGCCAGCGCGTGGCCCTCGCCGACCTGTTGTTCGCCAAGGGCGACCGGCACCTGACGGTGGAGGAACTGCACGAGGAGGCCGTCACCGCCGGCGTCCCGGTTTCGCTCGCGACCGTCTACAACACGCTGCACCAGTTCACCGAGGCCGGCCTCATCCGCGTCCTGGCGGTTGAAAGCGCGAAGACCTACTTCGACACCAACGTCTCCGACCACCACCACTTCTTCGTGGAGGGCGAGAACCATGTGCTCGACATTCCCGTGAGCAATATAGCGATCGGTAACCTGCCGGAGCCGCCGGAAGGCATGGAGATCGCGCATGTCGACGTGATCATCCGCCTGCGTCCGCGCAAGGGCTGA
- a CDS encoding YdcF family protein has translation MTFYISKTFWLVAQPLSLALLLLLAGLIAGLLKWNRIKALASVAAALVLFLTLFTSTGAVLLQSLEDRIARAELPAGGPACIITLGGGFESEVIAARGGFEMTQAGDRFVETLRLAMQFPEARLLISGGDGSLSGAYEGDAVVGTRFFEAFGVPAARVIRETQSRDTFENAGNTEGLLKENGLERCLLVTSAFHMPRSVGLFRKLGLEVLPWPTDYRTTGTARLALDLTQPSTNSQLMTTALREWTGLLFYYLAGRTHAFFPQ, from the coding sequence GTGACCTTCTATATTTCGAAGACCTTCTGGCTGGTTGCCCAGCCGCTCTCGCTCGCCCTGCTCTTGCTCCTTGCCGGCCTCATCGCCGGTTTGCTGAAGTGGAACCGCATCAAGGCGCTTGCCAGCGTGGCGGCAGCGCTCGTGCTGTTCCTCACGCTCTTCACCTCGACCGGTGCGGTGCTCCTGCAATCCCTGGAGGACCGCATCGCCCGCGCCGAGCTGCCGGCCGGCGGGCCGGCCTGCATCATCACGCTCGGCGGCGGCTTCGAATCGGAGGTCATCGCGGCACGCGGCGGCTTCGAGATGACCCAGGCCGGGGACCGTTTCGTCGAGACCTTGCGGCTTGCTATGCAATTTCCCGAAGCGCGCCTCCTGATTTCGGGCGGCGACGGCTCTCTGAGCGGTGCCTATGAAGGCGACGCGGTGGTGGGAACGCGGTTCTTCGAGGCTTTCGGCGTGCCAGCCGCGCGGGTGATCCGCGAGACGCAATCGCGCGACACATTCGAAAATGCGGGGAACACGGAGGGGCTTCTCAAGGAAAACGGCCTCGAACGCTGCCTGCTGGTGACCTCGGCCTTCCACATGCCGCGCTCGGTCGGACTCTTCCGCAAGCTCGGTCTCGAGGTGCTGCCATGGCCGACGGACTATCGCACGACCGGTACGGCGCGCCTCGCGCTCGACCTCACCCAGCCCTCGACGAACAGCCAGTTGATGACGACGGCGCTGCGCGAATGGACGGGTCTCTTGTTCTATTACCTCGCGGGCCGGACGCACGCCTTCTTCCCGCAATAG
- a CDS encoding DUF2934 domain-containing protein, protein MTDDREDRIRKRAHELWQQEGAPDGKPDDHWYQAEREIDQGDSEIGGDDEPNLEALREAARQHNDTFIVKTDLEDADQREAAPGTREQP, encoded by the coding sequence ATGACCGACGACCGCGAAGACAGGATCCGCAAGCGCGCCCATGAACTCTGGCAGCAGGAAGGCGCGCCGGACGGCAAGCCGGACGACCACTGGTACCAGGCGGAACGTGAAATCGACCAGGGCGACAGCGAGATCGGCGGCGACGACGAGCCGAACCTCGAAGCCCTGCGCGAGGCGGCCCGCCAGCACAACGACACCTTCATCGTAAAGACCGATCTGGAGGATGCCGACCAGCGCGAGGCGGCGCCCGGCACGCGCGAACAGCCGTAG
- a CDS encoding trimeric intracellular cation channel family protein, producing MSILELLDYTGVAVFAATGALSASRKQLDIIGFLFLAAATGIGGGTFRDVILGATPVFWVVNPTYLIVCVVVALVVFVLAHRIESRYRLLLWLDAMGVSAYCVMGAAKGFAATGSPTVAITTGVLTASFGGIIRDLLANEPSVLLRPEVYVTAALIGSAAFTAATVAGAPLWLASAIGIGAAFVVRGGALRFGWRFPIYKPRPGRHPDDVM from the coding sequence GTGTCGATCCTGGAACTGCTCGACTATACGGGCGTCGCGGTCTTTGCCGCGACCGGCGCGCTTTCGGCCTCCCGCAAGCAGCTCGACATCATCGGCTTCCTGTTTTTGGCGGCCGCGACCGGCATCGGCGGCGGAACCTTCCGCGATGTGATCCTGGGCGCGACGCCGGTCTTCTGGGTGGTGAACCCGACCTATCTCATCGTCTGCGTCGTCGTCGCGCTCGTCGTCTTCGTGCTCGCGCACCGCATCGAGTCGCGCTATCGCCTGCTGCTCTGGCTCGATGCCATGGGCGTCTCGGCCTATTGCGTGATGGGCGCGGCCAAGGGCTTTGCCGCGACCGGTTCGCCGACGGTGGCGATCACGACCGGCGTGCTGACGGCGAGCTTCGGCGGCATCATCCGCGATCTTCTTGCAAACGAGCCCTCCGTGCTGCTGCGGCCCGAGGTCTATGTCACGGCTGCGCTCATCGGCTCGGCCGCCTTCACTGCCGCGACGGTTGCCGGGGCGCCGCTCTGGCTGGCGTCGGCCATCGGCATCGGCGCGGCCTTCGTGGTGCGCGGCGGAGCCTTGCGATTCGGCTGGCGTTTTCCGATCTACAAGCCGCGGCCGGGCCGCCATCCTGACGATGTGATGTGA
- the fabA gene encoding 3-hydroxyacyl-[acyl-carrier-protein] dehydratase FabA, with protein sequence MTTRQSSYNYEEILACGRGELFGPGNAQLPLPPMLMVHRITDISETGGAFDKGYIRAEYDVKPDDWYFPCHFQGNPIMPGCLGLDGMWQLTGFFLGWLGEPGRGMALSTGEVKFKGMVRPETKLLEYGIDFKRVMRGRLVLGTADGWLKADGETIYQASDLRVGLSKDKEA encoded by the coding sequence ATGACGACCAGGCAATCCAGCTACAACTACGAGGAAATTCTGGCCTGCGGCCGCGGCGAGCTTTTCGGCCCCGGCAATGCCCAGCTTCCTCTGCCGCCCATGCTGATGGTCCACCGCATCACCGACATTTCCGAAACGGGCGGCGCCTTCGACAAGGGCTACATCCGCGCCGAATACGACGTGAAGCCCGACGACTGGTACTTCCCCTGTCACTTCCAGGGCAACCCGATCATGCCGGGCTGCCTCGGCCTCGACGGCATGTGGCAGCTCACCGGCTTCTTCCTCGGCTGGCTCGGCGAGCCCGGCCGCGGCATGGCGCTTTCCACGGGCGAAGTGAAGTTCAAGGGCATGGTGCGCCCGGAAACGAAGCTGCTCGAATACGGCATCGACTTCAAGCGCGTCATGCGCGGCCGGCTCGTGCTCGGCACGGCGGACGGCTGGCTGAAGGCCGACGGCGAGACCATCTACCAGGCGTCCGACCTGCGCGTCGGCCTGTCGAAGGACAAGGAAGCCTGA
- a CDS encoding TMEM43 family protein — protein MSFTETTTTFWFSRLKGALIKIVVGFILLFACIWLLFWNEGRSVKTYRALVEGAGLVVSVDNGSVDPANDGKLVHVSGPVKPVGMPEDDVLGISADGAAGLERIVEMYQWVETSKSETRKQLGGSEETVTTYSYHKEWKRNEVSSGSFRQSGHDNPQKPIDDASFAVPSATIGAFSVDGRAVARLGEERPVPLTAIEANRLGEAVTLGKPVSTIAGQAVFSFDPQNLQVGDIRIRFERSDIAEASFVGAQRGTGLTPYKTTNGRDLFLSDAGLVDAAAMFDAAQSENTIITWALRIGGLVGIFVGFASILSILGVIADVVPFIGSIVRFGTTAIALIFTLLIGPAIIAIAWIAYRPLIAIAVLAIGIALAAGILYLRRGKAAATPVPAGA, from the coding sequence ATGAGCTTTACGGAAACGACGACCACTTTCTGGTTCTCCAGGCTGAAGGGGGCGCTGATCAAGATCGTGGTCGGCTTCATCCTGCTCTTCGCCTGCATCTGGCTGCTCTTCTGGAACGAGGGGCGTTCCGTGAAGACCTACCGCGCACTCGTCGAGGGCGCCGGCCTCGTCGTTTCGGTCGACAACGGCAGCGTCGACCCCGCCAACGACGGCAAGCTCGTGCACGTTTCCGGGCCGGTGAAGCCCGTCGGCATGCCGGAGGACGATGTGCTCGGCATCTCTGCCGACGGCGCTGCGGGCCTCGAGCGCATCGTCGAGATGTACCAGTGGGTCGAGACCTCGAAATCGGAGACGCGCAAGCAGCTTGGCGGCAGCGAGGAGACTGTCACCACCTATTCCTACCACAAGGAATGGAAGCGAAACGAAGTCAGCTCCGGCAGCTTCCGCCAGTCGGGCCACGACAATCCGCAAAAGCCGATCGACGATGCGAGCTTCGCCGTGCCGTCGGCGACGATCGGCGCCTTCAGCGTCGACGGCCGCGCCGTCGCCCGGCTCGGCGAGGAGCGCCCCGTGCCGCTGACGGCCATCGAGGCGAACCGGCTCGGCGAGGCCGTCACACTCGGCAAGCCCGTCTCGACGATCGCCGGACAGGCCGTCTTCTCGTTCGATCCGCAGAACCTTCAGGTCGGCGATATCCGCATCCGCTTCGAGCGCTCGGACATTGCAGAGGCGAGCTTCGTCGGCGCGCAGCGCGGCACTGGCCTGACGCCCTACAAGACGACGAACGGCCGCGATCTCTTCCTCAGCGATGCCGGTCTCGTCGATGCCGCTGCCATGTTCGACGCCGCGCAGAGCGAGAACACCATCATCACCTGGGCGCTGCGCATCGGCGGGCTGGTCGGCATCTTCGTCGGCTTCGCCTCTATCCTCTCCATTCTCGGCGTGATCGCCGACGTCGTGCCCTTCATCGGCTCGATCGTGCGCTTCGGCACGACGGCGATCGCGCTCATCTTCACCCTGCTGATCGGGCCGGCCATCATCGCCATCGCCTGGATCGCCTATCGCCCGCTCATCGCCATCGCGGTTCTGGCCATCGGCATTGCGCTTGCGGCAGGCATCCTCTATCTGCGGCGCGGCAAGGCGGCAGCAACACCCGTTCCCGCCGGGGCATGA